One Dermacentor andersoni chromosome 6, qqDerAnde1_hic_scaffold, whole genome shotgun sequence genomic window carries:
- the LOC129382295 gene encoding membrane metallo-endopeptidase-like 1, with protein sequence MPPTLLPSDRMLLVSRGTRRLGEILNKRCYWVGVSALTAVVFVLLGVTALPQLEAFFAPGHLSVNVTDDLQYEAQRTNGSLSIGEEMASLAAKSRRQPQPYVCSTAACAKEGKRVVKAVDNSTNPCDDFYRYACTNWMAFNKPGPKDARASVDDRLLYSYAEIMSRVLAQKHNVVPSVKVLFDNCVNPTDELFGHIRSVYFYLLGFQDWPYLATSSGRISADELSSKMGDLHRHLGIDSLFHFSLVEEYENNGTLSPVIGEPNLLIGRLQGPLNEYRFLSDAFQALMHSMGKVADTDVAQIELDLAQRKTSHTHDCMLFPKHCGAMSLSNLPGTRLFTWRILLERAFGDRILALAGHKVKVTSLEYLSSFANQGTLPRKADVLNYIVFRVSMALSPFIKNVELRNKLASIAYADQPEFAKHLPATHYCVKLLDRMEPYVPMILAYSGSVKLLGYETLRDLLLKRLNTSFYEFARNDSRFFGAFKDSLLRKLRALSWEPLVPRSFFDKAFRNKYFSNMYSSNPTAPLNAFFYYWLKNAMMRRNWLSSDWYRQYKTGWKGGFLRTYPSLEAPYRNLEIPLAVFDFVMSSHASIQLLHVPRVATRVYRSLYRFIYYWAYTFYFHTAATDPVSVLENIRGCLQQDYAALRSPFSNASLNSERTSLSDLFDALAIPAAFNAFLAEALRGSSAFRLAEALSYTHEQLFFLYYAFGHCENNNPDFLAKWMRQGSESPAWYRVNGPLRHFPAFSKAFKCPAGSFMNPVKRCVNS encoded by the coding sequence ATGCCGCCAACGCTGTTGCCGTCCGACAGGATGCTGCTGGTCAGTCGCGGCACTCGGCGTCTCGGCGAGATACTTAACAAGCGATGCTACTGGGTCGGCGTTTCGGCCCTCACGGCTGTTGTCTTCGTCCTTCTCGGCGTCACCGCGCTCCCTCAGCTCGAAGCCTTTTTTGCGCCGGGCCACCTATCCGTGAACGTCACCGATGACTTGCAATACGAGGCGCAGCGAACGAACGGGAGCCTCTCTATCGGCGAAGAGATGGCTTCCCTGGCCGCGAAGTCGCGCCGCCAGCCGCAGCCGTACGTCTGCAGCACGGCCGCCTGCGCCAAGGAAGGCAAGAGAGTCGTCAAGGCCGTTGACAACTCGACGAATCCGTGCGACGATTTCTACCGGTACGCCTGCACCAACTGGATGGCCTTCAACAAACCGGGCCCCAAAGATGCCAGGGCATCCGTCGATGACCGCCTTCTCTACAGTTACGCCGAGATAATGTCCCGTGTGCTGGCGCAGAAGCACAACGTCGTGCCCTCGGTGAAAGTGCTCTTCGACAACTGCGTCAACCCGACCGACGAACTCTTCGGGCACATACGCagcgtctatttctacctgctcGGGTTTCAAGACTGGCCCTACTTAGCCACCAGCTCTGGCAGAATCAGCGCCGATGAACTGTCTTCCAAGATGGGCGACCTCCACCGCCACCTAGGCATTGACAGTCTCTTCCACTTTTCGCTCGTCGAAGAATATGAAAACAATGGCACCCTCTCGCCTGTTATCGGAGAACCCAATCTCTTGATAGGCAGACTTCAGGGCCCTCTGAACGAATACCGATTCCTCAGCGACGCGTTCCAGGCCCTGATGCACTCTATGGGCAAGGTTGCCGACACTGACGTCGCTCAGATCGAACTGGATCTCGCTCAGCGAAAGACCTCGCACACTCATGACTGCATGCTTTTTCCCAAGCATTGCGGTGCGATGAGCTTGTCCAACCTTCCCGGCACCAGGCTTTTTACATGGCGCATCCTGTTGGAGCGGGCCTTCGGGGATCGCATTCTCGCCCTCGCCGGTCACAAGGTCAAGGTGACGAGCTTGGAGTACCTGTCCAGCTTCGCGAACCAGGGAACGCTACCGAGAAAAGCGGACGTCCTCAATTACATCGTGTTTCGCGTATCCATGGCGCTCTCGCCGTTCATCAAGAACGTTGAGCTGCGAAACAAGCTGGCCTCCATTGCGTATGCCGACCAGCCTGAGTTCGCCAAACACCTACCCGCCACTCACTACTGTGTCAAGCTGCTAGATCGCATGGAACCGTACGTTCCGATGATACTGGCCTACAGCGGCTCCGTCAAACTGCTAGGCTACGAGACGCTGAGAGACCTGCTCTTGAAGCGCCTCAACACCAGCTTCTACGAGTTCGCGCGCAACGACTCACGGTTTTTCGGTGCGTTCAAAGACAGCCTACTGAGGAAGCTTCGCGCTCTTTCCTGGGAGCCGCTCGTTCCACGCAGTTTCTTCGACAAGGCATTCCGCAACAAGTACTTTAGCAACATGTACAGCAGCAACCCCACGGCACCGCTAAACGCGTTCTTCTATTACTGGCTGAAGAACGCTATGATGAGGCGAAACTGGCTGTCGTCCGATTGGTACAGGCAGTATAAGACGGGCTGGAAAGGAGGCTTTTTGCGTACGTACCCGTCCCTCGAAGCGCCATATCGGAACCTGGAAATACCGCTGGCCGTGTTTGACTTCGTTATGTCGAGCCACGCGTCGATCCAGCTGTTACACGTGCCAAGAGTAGCCACTCGCGTCTATCGCAGCCTTTACCGTTTCATATATTACTGGGCATACACGTTTTACTTCCACACGGCGGCTACGGACCCGGTGTCTGTCTTGGAGAACATCCGAGGTTGCTTGCAGCAAGACTACGCCGCCTTGCGGTCTCCCTTTTCCAATGCGTCGCTGAACAGCGAACGAACTTCTTTGTCGGACCTGTTCGATGCCTTGGCCATCCCTGCCGCTTTCAATGCCTTCCTGGCGGAAGCTTTGAGAGGATCCAGCGCTTTCCGGCTAGCGGAAGCGCTCTCTTACACCCACGAGCAACTGTTCTTCCTTTATTACGCTTTTGGACACTGCGAGAACAATAACCCCGACTTCCTAGCCAAGTGGATGCGCCAAGGGTCGGAAAGCCCAGCCTGGTATAGGGTTAACGGACCTCTCCGTCATTTCCCGGCGTTTTCCAAGGCCTTCAAATGCCCGGCTGGAAGCTTCATGAACCCTGTTAAGAGATGTGTTAACTCATAA